In the genome of Stomoxys calcitrans chromosome 4, idStoCalc2.1, whole genome shotgun sequence, the window AATCCCATTTTTAGCAGGGTACAAGACACCCATGACTTGTTTCCCATAATTGTTGATCACATGTACCGCGAATGTTTGGCCAATGTAAGGCCAAAGCTAAAGCTATACAAGAGTCTGGAACAAGCTAAAGAAGCCATAGAGAAACTCAAGGAGAAGTTGTATCCTCAGCTTAAGGAAATTACCGCACAGAGTTGCGAGGAGAGCAGTAATTTGCAATCAATACCCGAAGATAGTGAATTTGATGATGGAGTAAGTcatttgtgaaaacaaaaatCCTTGCCAATCGCTTAATCTATTGCTTTACTTATAGGCCAGTGATGATTCGTCCTCTGAAATGGATCGTAGACCCCGCGATGAAGTCGCGGATGATGAGGATGCCGCCAATCAAGCCAACACCACTGACTGGACTGAAAACGAAGGCATGCCAGAAGATGAATGCATTATGGTTCCCAAAATTCCCGAAAAGACTAAAGAAGATTTGGAATTTGaacaaatgtttgaaaaaatggCCCAAGATTCATATCAAGAACGTTTAAAGGAAACTGTTAAACCCAACACCAAGGATATACCAGTACCCATGATGgtaagaaataacaaaaaatcctATGAACAAATTGCTTCCATGCCAACTACGGCTACCTCGCAACAATCAACGACAACTGCTGGTGACACCTCCAAACCTAATTCCTCTGCAGCTGGGGGTGCTGGTGCTGCTACTGGAGCTGGACCCATTAACTTTGTACTCATGGTACGCGGTGGCAAAGGCGGCAAACAACAATTTAAACAATTTGTTGCTCCCTCCGATTCTCAATTGGCCATTAACTTGAAATTGCAAGAGGAAAAAATACGCGAAGAAAAGGAAAAAGTTAAACGTCTTACGCTTAATATTACCGAACGCATTGAGGAGGAGGATTACCAGGAATCCCTAATGCAATCGCAGCGCAGCAGCCAGACCAATCTGTATGCACGTCCTAGTAAACCTAAATTTAAGCATCAAAAAGGCGCCCCTGATGTTGATTTAATTTTCCATTGACACACTGATAAAATACTCTAAATCTCTATGGGGGATTTGTGTTACTTCCGACAAACCAGTAAGGGGGATGAAACTCTCGTCAGATATTATTATCCCTCCGCCTGGACTTTCAAGGCAGAGTCAGTTAGCAGTTGAGTCAGGTGTTAGCGCTTGCATCAAATTGCGTTTATTCCCAATACTCAAGCCTTGAATGATTGAATGacttacatatatacatatggcATGCTGCAGTTAATTTACACCACCACACTACCACTATCATCATtataaaatgatataaaaatgtaattatAGCATATATCTCTCTCGTCCTTCTTATTTTTTGTAGAATGTAGATTGAGATTCGATTATTTGTTACAGCTGTCGTTTTaataattttcagtgaaataaaAACTATGTATAAAATTCAATTGCATTTACTAAATGGGGCAAAAGAATTAAAAAGAAACGTCCTTGGAGAATTTCCTGCTGATCCAATGCAAATGAACTATCCAGCAAAGATCAAACTAAGTCTTTTATGGTCCAATTAATTCGAATTGCGATGCGGGTCTAAATTGGCGCTATATACAAAAGTGGCTAGGTTTAGTTTGTAGTTTCATTATCATATTTCCAAATTATCTTAAGACTTTTTGTATTCGTACACCATTTTGTAGATATTTTAAACTTACATTAACCCAAATCACCctgaaattatatgttgaataTTTTTGGAGGATTTTCAAGATTCATCATTTCAACGTAAGGATTTCACAAATTGCTTGATTATATCCCTAGGTGTTCTTTAAAGCGAGAAATATACTGTTCCCATGTGGCAACACCTGGGCTGTTATGGCAcagtttttttgtttaagaaaatttcagatATTGCTGCATTTTAGTCGTTCTTGTCAAATCTGGCTAAAATTGCGATGTCTAGAGATTTATGAAGTCAATTTGTGAAACATGGCAaagcaattaaaggtggtctcatttgtacaacaaccacaaatcaagctgatcgacgttttgccaacacacacaaggAACGTTTGTGTGTAttcgtgtgcgtacatgagcggagaatatgcgagaaagaagataacaacaaagggaatgaaaacaaaaatctgacatcctaataccgtcaaacctggcaggctgttaacagctgtttgcatgagaccacctttttaaatccgccttggtggtctcatttgtacaagggaatgaaaacaaaaatctgacatcctaataccgtcaaacctggcaggctgttaacagctgtttgcatgagaccacctttttaaatccgccttggtggtctcatttgtacaacaacaattAATAATATGGTGTAAtccgccatcaagctgatcgacgttttgccaacacacataaagaaatttgtatgcgtgtgtgccctccaaacattttctatcgtgcgagtcactaaatctgcactcacggaagttgaaaacaatctcaggcgatatcattttttactctaataagtgtctcggtacgggagaaaacgttcCACTTGGCaatatatacccatgagtgactaaatagggactaaaaaaagtgcaaaattcgattatcaacgtcattaataaaaataaatttttatttgctaatgttttttttttaccttctaGAGTGAGGcttattttatttctctttctaatttatttattttccaaatcaggattaataatcgaagattttatttgcaatgattttccctgactgggatttgaacagccaaccttacgattgtgaggcTTATGCTATCGCTCTGTGCTACCGGCCTTTCTTCACTACAGAAGGCTAAGttaacatacattctcttgtttgggcttttttgagttagcgtccaaaacaacaacaaaaaatctatttttaaatttgtagcaataacagttgattatgagaaactaattagcgaaacataaatgatagaattccgacagtaatgtattttgttgttgtaaatcatgaaatctctacaaactatcatacaaaaggatctaaaaagtgactattctgggagggagtgagaaagtcacttccaaatgtttggagggtgtatacgtgtgcgtacactaacagagaatatgcgagaaagaagataacaacaaagataattcaaataaaaatctgTCTTCTTAATACAGTCAAAGCTGGCCGGCTGCTTACAGATGTTCGCGtcagaccacctttttaaatcctccTTGCTTTTGAGTAACGGGGtgagtatgggagctatatcagattatttaccgatttggactatatttgacgtagacagaagtcattgtggaaaatttcagccaaatcggttaagaattgtgctcttgaAGGGCATAAAAAGTCTTGCTcagagataggtttacatgttAGCTAATAGACCGAATTCAACCAAATTCACCATATATGATGAGAGTCATTACAGAAGACATTATGCCATctaaaggcgctattacacggcatgtagaagtcttatgacatgtcactttttgtattcacatgtaatttaaaatgtttgttaaaattgtcaatttacatacgattcatcatttttgttatcacacctgtatgttattttcgtatgacataacctaaaaatttaagCAAAGGCAGATTTTTTTTATGCGTAATAGTTGTTAATGTTggttaaatcataattttgtgaaaacaatttaatttggggttactttcattcgactgacaacaaaaaccgctgatttatttttgtttttgtcagaaggaatagagcacgctctaattgaaaaaattccatgtgctattttgaaaagtgattttcatatgttagtttcgtttgtatcacacgacatgtaaaACTCAATATGCGCTAAATTTGacgtcataagacaactacatgccgtgtagtAGAgtcttaaggctcaagaagtcaaatctagagatggctatatctaaaagtgaaccaatttggccaatttacagtcccaactgaTCTTTATCAATGACAAgtttctgtaaaaaaatttcgagaatttAGCCTAACTCGTTCGGGATGTAGCATGCTTTTGGATAGACAAATTTTCCTTTGGTGGAAAgtataggtctgttcgcgtatttttgcaggagagtaagagccattttagtctctttaaaaaatttgcaaccaaaagtacgcgaacgacttcttctagcaagagccggtgccacccgacttTTCACTCAAACTCTCCACTCCATACCgttgattgtccacgactgcagttacagctacacCGGATGTAGCATTCCAttgtccgcaacctgtggacgcgcccggtagttgcagctgagcttctcgtaacagCTATGTACACCACAccgatcggacctcaatgttcaatgtgtggtgctcacagctttcCCATTGCCGGGAATTGGGAACACATACTGCATGCAAGCGTTTTCCCTTGCCAAAAGGAGTTAAGGTGGCTGAATCTACCGGATCGTTCTTGGGCAGAATACTTTAGTGTGTAGTATAGAGGTTTGCTTCTCCTTCGTCGTCGTAAATGCTGTTGTGGTCTGCGCGATATGCCACTTTATCTAAAATCCTACTTTTATGGAGctagaacttgaagatctaGCCGACATTTCACGGCGGCGGCCGTTTTCTTGATGGTTGGAACGGCTGCTGGAAATAGTGCTGATGAAAAGCGACTTATGGATTTATTCGTACTTCGGTGgagtaaatgctgccaaatgtcgcgccaagtatttttgaaaaattgtccacaaatattccattaaggaactggcagaagacttcttgcaTATAATTGAGTGCCGCCCGATTCTGCTGCGATTCTACTGCCACTTTGCGACAACTCTTCATACATATGGGTCtaagaatattaaaatatgggcCACATATTTTTAAACCTaccacatatttttatacctattCTAGAATGCTCATAGTTTGTCAATAAAACCGAAAAACGTATGCATATCTTCTATGGTGGGTACATGACATATTTAAACCGGGAGAACCTAACAAAATTTGTACTTTTCtttgatgaaaaagtgaaaaataatttccatacATGTTCGTAAGTAATAAGAAgtggtaccattttttttttataaaaacataaaattcacaattttttatcctaactccctttcatttgttcgcctattttcagccaacgtttcgccgagGTTTTTTTTGATATGGAggttgacagcattccgcttgataagctgaacagaatactcagcttaataTTTGGTACCATATATGCATACATTAACTCTTAAGAGGTTAAGCATTTCGAAAGTATACATGTGATTGACTCATTCTAACGGTACTCTTGAAGAATAGCACCAAAAGAGAGAATATGTAATTAGTCGTTTTCAGACGTGAGTCAAGTGCAAAAGTGAAGTTAAGACAAtataataatagaaaaaataaatcaaatttatgCCGTGTTTCTCATTCTCCGTTTACATTTTATCGTATCGATATTCTTCTGGTTAAAGGAATTTGGTTTTCtgaatacatatgtatgtatatgcttATTGCTTATTCTAACGGTAAACCTTAAACgtggagttacatactatgCGCACGCATTAAAAAtaactgcaaacaaatcccaaaaAAGCGACGCGCAtaagttaaagaattttcaactttgaggATTGAGCTCAAGCGTCATCTTGTGTTGCCATACGTGGAGTAGTGTTTTTAGGCATCAaagcatggcgaaacaattaaaggtggtctcatttgtactacaaccacaaatcatatggtgcaatccgccatgctGTCATCAAGCTggtcgacgttttgccaacatacacaaagaaatttatgtgcgtgtgtgtgtgtatacgtgttcGTGCaggagcagagaatatgcgagaaagaagataacaacaaagggaatgtaaacaaaaatctgCCCTGTTCgcttgagaccacctttttaaaagTGTTATGTTGGCTGATCGCTTTGCTTAACCTTGTTAGGTGAATCCTGCCCAATAACGACAAACCGTTGCAAGTTTACAGTTAGAAAGCTAAGTCAACTTTTGCGTTGCCATGTGGCAACACCAGTGCAATCCGGAATAATTGTTCGTTTAAAACTAGAAATTAATAGAGGTAGTGATATATTTCAGTTAAATAATATTAAGATGAGTTCGTTATAGGTCAAACAAAGACAGTTAACAGAATTTGGTGTTAAATATCAATATTAAAACGATACAATTTAATACAAGAACGAGATTTGGTaaggaaaatgaaaatattttgaagtaAGGGTTTCATCTCATATGCCAGCTTTTTAAGATACTGATTGCTTAAGGGCTCTTTTGTTTGTCAGTAAAGATGGGATTTTTGATTGTTGTTGTGGCTTGTTTGTAAATAGGATTTCCTCCCTGTAAAAGGAACAAAATATTTGCATTGCTTTAGGacattgtttttaaatttcgcTATGTACTTACAGTATCCCATTTGGCATTCATGCGCTCTTTCTCAAATTTAGCAAATTCATGGCGATCATGTATGGTAGTCACTAGTTTCCAGAACAGCAATATGGCCAAACCCACCAAAACAACAGCGGCTATGACACCCATTATAATGCCTAACATAAAAACTTTCGGTGCACATTCAAGTTTGTTTTGGGCCACCACCACAATCTTGTTATCTTCATTATtactatatttaaatttgaatttgcattcGTTCTCATCATAGAATGTGCACAAATATTCGCCTTTGCTCTCCTCGATTTCTATCTTATCAACTTCTATGGGTTTGAATAGGGTGCAATTAGTGCGACAATCTTGAGGGTTCTTTAGGGGGCCAGTTTGATATACTTGACACTGGGTACAGGCTTTGAGATCAAGACAACGATCAGAACAAGTGGGACATTTTTCACAGTGGTCGCCAAAGAAACGTCCCTCTTCAGTTGATGTACATCTgaaaaacacacatacacataaacACCAATTAcaattacacagaaaaaataaaaatcgattttaatcacgaaattaattgatccaaatattttttttaaatgaaactgcttcaatcacgaaaatgataatatctatcacagtttttaaaaaggtgattacaaaaattttcaatcgaaaCGACTtgcatatttaattaaaaaaatgattgaacatttttgcaatttctaattgattttttaaatgatccaattaaaaaattattgaatttttgacattttcaattaattttttaattgatccaattaaaaaaaaaaaatattaaaattttcgaaaaatccaattcattttttaattaaatttaatgaaaatatttaaatgttataTTACAATTTTTGCGAAAAGCACGTTGTATGGGGCGTTCCCTCGATTTCGATGCAAGTAGGTTCacctatgtaaaacttctggaacacgaatttgaggtAAATTATTGGGTCCATGATCGCTCCTTAGAAACAAAACACCTACGGGGTTTTTCCCAAAAtgaaacggaaaatattgttttccgaattataaaaggcaaccgtagcgcagaggttagcatatgacgctgaacgcctgggttcgaatcctggcgagaccatcagaaaaaattttcagcgggggttttcccctcctaatgctggcaacatttgtgaggtactatgccatgtaaaacttcactacaaagagatgtcgcactgcggcacgccgttcgcactcggcaaAAAAAGGAGTccccgtatcattgagcttaaaacttgaatcggactgcactcattgatatgtgagaagtttgcccctgttcgttagtggaatgttcaggcgcaaaatttgcaatttgaattgTAAAAGAAAGAGTAGCGAGGCAGTAATttaggaaaataaataaaaaaaaaattaaaccgatGCTAAAGAAGACGGTATGCTGCTAAGATAGTCGAAGAACTGTTTGTGGGCAAGTTTTATCTTCTTTTTATAAAgagtatttatcaaaattttgagcggctagATGTTTTCAAAAGCGGACAGCTATAACAGTGCTGCAGAGTCTAAAAAAGTTTcccattccattaaaaaattattgaaagaacTTACTGCCTAGACAgctaacatttttctttttgacaCTCAATTCGCCAGTTGAATGAAGACAGCTGTTTTCcctctataaaatcagctgttttcaataattgtttaattgaaaaagattaaatttttaatcacattttatatatttttaattgaaaatttcattcacattcactgtcccaaatttcggcgaaatcggacaataaatgcgttttttatgggcctaaaaccttaaatcgagagatcggtctatatggcagctatatccaaatctgtaccgatctgtgccaaattgcagaaagttgtcgaagaatctaacacaactcattgtcccatatttcggcgaaatcgaacaataaaagggccttttatgggcccaaaaccttaaatcgagagatcggtctatatggcagctatatccaaatctgaaccgatctgggccaaattaaagaagaatgtcgaacgtactaacacaactcactgttccaaatttcagcttaatcggataataaatgtggctttgatgagcctaagaccttaaatcggaggatcggtgtatatgggggctatattaaaattcaaacttaatctgcttatgaacaaaaaaagaatctgtgcggaGTTTCAGCTccgcgtgatttcaacaaacaaacggacagacggacggacactgcttgatcgtcttagatttttacgctgatcaagaatatatatatatcttattgggtcggaaatggatatttcgatgtgttgcaaacggaaagacaaaatgaatatacccccattcttggGTGGTACTCATGGACGCTCACGCACGACTTTTTATGTCTATTCACGTTCCCTCACGATTTACGAGACAAAAAgtttactcacgcacgactcacgagTTGTGAGACATTcacagtagagctggcaaaatatcgttggtactatcgatattttagtttttagctgaatatcgattgatatttttcttatcgatactatcgacaaacttccactatttgcaaaattgaacaaaaaatttaatatacccCAGTCACACATTTTTGAATCGTCCCTCTTGTTgagtcaggattcactaataaaggttaggtcacttgcgaaaataTAAAGTGAGCAgtccccatgaacatcattaaggatgtcaaatctgtcaattgaaaatgtcatcaaatagaaGAAAACGTACACAAAGAGTGAATGTAAagagagaacaagttgacatcctcagtGCTAAgtattgcaaaaaattaaaaaaagttgtatgtcggctgatcgcttggctcaaacttattcagtgaatcctgttgTTGAGTTTTTCAAGTGTCgttcgaatcggcccataacctgataaagcttccttattaaatctcccgattttacttcttgcgccTATAGAGAGCGCAAGAGGGCTACGAATTGATACTGCTtctacataaaccgatttcgtttAAATACAGGTGATACGGAATTTATGATAGTATCGACACTATCGATACTTAAAACTAGAAATATCGAAACATTGAATGATGCGAATGTCGATAGTTTGCAGGTTCCACTCACAAGACAATCACGACTAACGACTCTGATTGTCTCATAACTCGTGAGTGTTTTGTGAGTCGTGCGCGACAATCAATCACGAAACACTCACAGCTCTAAGTATCTCATGATTCGTGATTAGTGGTGTGAGCTGGATTTCACTCACTcacaaagaattttaattcagtcactgtcacgcacgatcacgtgattggatttagatctcactcacgaatcacgtgactcacgcATGATACGACAACACACCTGTAATACATACATACCTCAAATTTACGTTTGGTAGAAAGGCATAAAAAATTCTTAACTAATTTAGTACTCACTCGCATTTGCCGCAAACGCAATCACCGTGACCAGAGCAAATTTCACCACCATCAGGGGGATAACAGCTTTCGATGGAGGTCTTACAATTACAAGCGCTGCCCGACCAGCCAGCCTTGCAGGTACACACACCACAATCACAGGTGCCATGATCGGGACCCGAACACAATTGTTGCTCGTAACGTTCACACGAAAAGTTATCACATTCACAGAAACGTCCTGATATAATCTCATCGGGATTGGCACGTTTCTCACAATCACAAACACCGCACAAACAGGTGCCACGCCCATTACAGTCAACAATTGAGGAATTATCCGGACGGCAGCCGTAATCATTGTTTTTCCCTGGATGTATCTCATTAGTGGTGCATTCGCAGTTGTGACCGAAATGCATGTCATCACAATCACAAATGCCACACATTAATCTGCCTTGACCATTACATGTGGGTGAGTTAATTTTATAACCAGGTGATCCGGGACGTTCACAATCACAAGAGCACAACATTTCCAAATTGACAATTAAACTTTCATTAATGCCCACAGGATAGATTTGAATAACCTGATTCCATTCGGCAGGATCGGCGGGACAAGAAGTAACCATGATTTTAGCACTAAAGGTGACAATATCACCAACTTTCAGGCCATCACATTTGGCAGTTTCCAATTCATTGCTGCCGCTATTCAAACAGGTTGAATGATAGGTAATCTTAATGTGGCTAGTGGCATTATCTTTCATTTCAATGGAGGATGAGATTTTCTGCAGCCAGGAAAACattcaaattattaaaaaagaaaatttttgtttgtttctctttcgagacgagaaaTTTTCCACTGACACAATACTCACACTATATTCCTCTCTAACCAAATCGACAACATTGGCCGAATCTTTGGACAAAACAGCACTTGAGGAAccttcaatttttgaagacaatTTCTGATAGACGGAGTGCTGATCGGCGGTGACAGCAAAAATGATGTTAATAGAATTTTGTCTTACTTTATGATTTATATGTGAGATACTTGGATAATCCTGTATAACCGAATGGGTATAAAGGCCAGCATCATTTAGGTGGCATTCGCCATCATTGGGAGTAATAATACCGCCAAGctgtaaagaaaaaatgtttgtcaaaggTTTCCAAAATGTTTATGGCTATATATTACCTTCCCATCGCCAGCAAAATGGAAGCCAGCATCTGTGGAGAACACCAACAAACGACGGGCCTGTTCACGCCATCCGATTTGTTGGCGACAAGCAATGGCTTGCATAATGGCATCAAAGCCACCTTCAGGAGCATCCAAATTACCGGAGACAGGGGCATTTTTCACTTCAGTCTGATTGAAAATggataaattaaaaatgttgccagGTATTTGAGCATGTTTTAATATGTAGagtaataggttaggttaggttgaaaagaggatgcggatattaattagagctggcaaaatatcgatgacactttcgatactatcggcaaagttaaattttttgcaaaatttaacaaaaacaattaaaagcgtgctaaattcagccgggccgaatcttaggaacccaccttttcgtacttgacacagatgttgcaaaattttaacgatatcggacgaaaattgcggctttcagaggctaaagatgtcaaatcgggagatcggttataggttatagactgatttggaccgtatttgctacagttgtaatagaacaccgcatggaaaattttagccaaattagccAAGAAGTCAAAgagtaaggactcaagaagtcaaatcgtgagataggtttatatgggagctataccaggttatagatcgatttggaccgtacttggcacaggtattgggagtcataacaaaacaccgcatgctcaatttctaccaaatcggtcaaaaattgcggcttgtaagggctcaagaagtcaaatcgggagatcggtttatatgggagctatatcaggttatacgccaatttggaccgtacttggaaatcagaacagaacactatttgca includes:
- the LOC106087148 gene encoding integrin beta-PS encodes the protein MQDFSLNNSINNRPTNGTSLTLANMRSSKQHLQTLALAIFVLSCLAFAAESQSTGKLSQNACVNKATCHECIQTLECAWCSDPKLGDKPRCFSEYMNNFCSAQYTQNPKTQQEILVNKVLSRASGRAAMGGGQMSAGSSYYYNSSYSSSSSAGASGSSAAASSYAEEIIQISPQRVNLKLRMNEAHNLQFRYKQAEDYPVDLYYLMDLSKSMEDDKEKLSALGDLLSDTMRKITSNFRLGFGSFVDKVLMPYVSTVPAKLEHPCDQCAAPYGYRNHMPLSTNTAKFTTEVKNAPVSGNLDAPEGGFDAIMQAIACRQQIGWREQARRLLVFSTDAGFHFAGDGKLGGIITPNDGECHLNDAGLYTHSVIQDYPSISHINHKVRQNSINIIFAVTADQHSVYQKLSSKIEGSSSAVLSKDSANVVDLVREEYSKISSSIEMKDNATSHIKITYHSTCLNSGSNELETAKCDGLKVGDIVTFSAKIMVTSCPADPAEWNQVIQIYPVGINESLIVNLEMLCSCDCERPGSPGYKINSPTCNGQGRLMCGICDCDDMHFGHNCECTTNEIHPGKNNDYGCRPDNSSIVDCNGRGTCLCGVCDCEKRANPDEIISGRFCECDNFSCERYEQQLCSGPDHGTCDCGVCTCKAGWSGSACNCKTSIESCYPPDGGEICSGHGDCVCGKCECTSTEEGRFFGDHCEKCPTCSDRCLDLKACTQCQVYQTGPLKNPQDCRTNCTLFKPIEVDKIEIEESKGEYLCTFYDENECKFKFKYSNNEDNKIVVVAQNKLECAPKVFMLGIIMGVIAAVVLVGLAILLFWKLVTTIHDRHEFAKFEKERMNAKWDTGGNPIYKQATTTIKNPIFTDKQKSP